Within the Thermosynechococcus sichuanensis E542 genome, the region GTCGCCAAAAACACCTTCTCGGAGACTCGATTTTCTTGCTGGATAATCCTCAAGAGGCCATCCCCACCCTTTGGCAGATCTGGGAAGAGGCTGCCTTACTGGCGCGAATTGCCGCCAATGGGAAAGAACGCATGGGCGAACCCGGAGCGAGCGATCGCATTGCTGAACAACTGCTAAAAATACTCCGTGATTGAGGCCTACTAAAAAAAAGACCCCCATCCGTAGATGGGAGCCAAGGAGTACTGAATTTGTTCAGATTGAGTCAGTGACCCTAGTCGAGGCTGGGCATCGAGAGCACGGGTTCAGACTCACGGTCAATCCCCTTCTCGAAACCAGCGGCAGCCGCACGGGCGCGACCCGCATGCCACAGGTGACCTACCAAGAAGAAGAAGGCCAAGACAAAGTGGGAGGTAGCTAACCAAGAGCGGGGCGACACGAAGTTCACCGAGTTGATTTCGGTGGCCACACCACCCACGGAGTTGAGAGAACCAAGGGGAGCATGGGTCATGTACTCCGCCGCACGACGCTCTTGCCAAGGCTGAATGTCATTTTTGATCTTGTTGAGATCAAGACCATTGGGACCACGCAACGGCTCCAACCAAGGACCACGGAAATCCCAGAAGCGCATTGTTTCACCACCGAAGATGATTTCACCCGTGGGAGAGCGCATCAGGTATTTACCCAAACCCGTAGGGCCTTGAGCGGAACCCACATTCGCACCCAATTTCTGGTCACGGATCAAGAAGGTCATTGCCTGAGCTTGAGAGGCCTCTGGACCTGTGGGGCCGTAGAATTCACTGGGATAGACCGTGTTGTTGAACCAGACAAAGCAGGTGGCAATGAAGCCCATCATGGACAGGGCGCCCAAGCTGTAGGAGAGATAGGCTTCCCCAGACCAGATGAAGGCACGACGTGCCCAGCCGAAGGGCGTTGTTAGAATGTGCCAAATCCCACCGGCAATGCAGATCAGACCGATCCAGATGTGACCACCAACAACGTCCTCAAGGTTGTTGACGCTAACGATCCAGCCCTCACCCCCAAAGGGAGACTTCAGCAGGTAGCCAAAGATTACCCTTGGGTCAAGGGTGGGGTTGGTAATGACGCGGACATCGCCACCGCCGGGTGCCCAAGTGTCATAGAGACCACCAAAGAACATGGCTTTGGCCACCAGCAGTAGAGCACCAATACCAAGGACGATCAGGTGGAAACCGAGGATCGTCGTCATTTTGTTTTTATCTTTCCAGTCGTAGCCAAAGAAGGAGGAGTATTCCTCAAGGGTTTCAGGGCCACGAATGGCATGGTAAACCCCACCAAAGCCGAGAACGGCAGAGGAAATCAGGTGCACCACCCCAACCACAAAGAAGGGGAAGGTGTCCACGACTTCACCACCAGGGCCAACGCCCCAACCAAGGGTGGCAATGTGGGGGATGAGAATCAGCCCTTGCTCGTACATTGGCTTCTCAGGGATAAAGTGAGCCAACTCGAACAGGGTCATGGCACCGGCCCAGAAGACGATCAGGCCAGCGTGGGCGACGTGGGCACCCAAGAGTTTGCCGGAGAGATTAATCAGACGAGCATTACCGGCCCACCACGCGAAACCGGAGGATTCTTGGTCGCGATTGGTGGCAAAGATCGAGTTACTAGAGAGCGTTACCACGGGGGAGTACCTCTTCTGGGAAGACAAAGTTTTCATGGGGTTGGTCTTGGGGCGCCATCCAAGCGCGAATGCCCTCGTTCAAGAGCAGGTTCTTCGTGTAGAACGTCTCAAACTCAGGGTCTTCCGCTGCCCGAATCTCCTGCGAAATAAAGTCATAGGACCGCAGGTTCAACGCCAGACCCACCACGCCAATCGCACTCATCCACAGCCCTGTTACCGGCACAAACAACATGAAAAAGTGCAACCAGCGCTTGTTCGAGAAGGCAATCCCAAAAATTTGGCTCCA harbors:
- the psbC gene encoding photosystem II reaction center protein CP43, whose amino-acid sequence is MVTLSSNSIFATNRDQESSGFAWWAGNARLINLSGKLLGAHVAHAGLIVFWAGAMTLFELAHFIPEKPMYEQGLILIPHIATLGWGVGPGGEVVDTFPFFVVGVVHLISSAVLGFGGVYHAIRGPETLEEYSSFFGYDWKDKNKMTTILGFHLIVLGIGALLLVAKAMFFGGLYDTWAPGGGDVRVITNPTLDPRVIFGYLLKSPFGGEGWIVSVNNLEDVVGGHIWIGLICIAGGIWHILTTPFGWARRAFIWSGEAYLSYSLGALSMMGFIATCFVWFNNTVYPSEFYGPTGPEASQAQAMTFLIRDQKLGANVGSAQGPTGLGKYLMRSPTGEIIFGGETMRFWDFRGPWLEPLRGPNGLDLNKIKNDIQPWQERRAAEYMTHAPLGSLNSVGGVATEINSVNFVSPRSWLATSHFVLAFFFLVGHLWHAGRARAAAAGFEKGIDRESEPVLSMPSLD